The Streptomyces europaeiscabiei genome window below encodes:
- the ruvX gene encoding Holliday junction resolvase RuvX, with product MSTTDHTSGDDGPALRRGRRLALDVGDARIGVASCDPDGILATPVETVPGRDIPAAQRRLRQLIDEYVPIEVIVGLPRSLKGGEGPAAVKVRGFAQELARMIAPVPVRLVDERMTTVTASQGLRASGVKSKKGRSVIDQAAAVIILQQALESERASGKAPGEGVEVVI from the coding sequence GTGAGTACGACGGATCACACGAGCGGAGACGACGGCCCGGCCCTGCGCCGCGGCCGTCGGCTCGCGCTCGATGTCGGGGACGCCCGCATCGGCGTCGCCTCCTGCGACCCCGACGGCATCCTCGCCACCCCGGTCGAGACCGTTCCCGGACGCGATATCCCCGCAGCTCAGCGTCGATTGAGACAACTGATCGACGAGTACGTACCCATAGAGGTAATCGTCGGACTTCCGCGTTCCCTCAAGGGAGGAGAGGGCCCGGCCGCCGTCAAGGTACGGGGTTTCGCCCAGGAGTTGGCTCGAATGATCGCGCCCGTTCCGGTCAGACTCGTCGACGAGAGGATGACCACGGTGACGGCGAGTCAAGGGCTGCGTGCCTCGGGTGTGAAATCCAAAAAGGGCAGGTCGGTCATTGACCAGGCAGCAGCCGTGATCATCCTGCAACAGGCGCTGGAATCCGAACGGGCGTCTGGTAAAGCTCCGGGCGAGGGCGTCGAAGTGGTCATCTGA
- a CDS encoding xanthine dehydrogenase family protein molybdopterin-binding subunit — protein MSRHSRRRFLTYLVAAPTLAVATKIGLDAYAPDVADAAIPTLPAPADLVDLGDLLILAGAPTANMLVLSVDEEGIAHFRLPREEVGQGLTTAVAMLVAEELDTPLDRVRIQLDDARPELLFNQLTGSSNSIRSLYDPVRHTAAAARARMVRAAAKQWGLRAGDLAVRQGVVVAPDGRTASYGSLSAAAASLDLGSLVVTPKKESEHTVVGSPTSRIDARAMVTGKQVYTLDLDVPGAKPCMVRRPPTINGTVKAVNNEAAVRAMPGVLDVVTIDSGVAVVAETFGQALDGKEALDVTWGPGSVDALSDDAITARLKAATPSLDVLGLLVKKVEGEFDFAFASHAPLETNSAVADVRADRAEIWSGLKSPIVAQAAIARAVGLPVSKVKVHVVQSGGSFGRRLFHDAALEAAVVSKKSGRPVRLMWSRIDDMRHGRMRPATHHRIRATYAVGQVLTFQHQVAAVETDFRHGLGDAITAAAAGLPSGIGNATFAQTLFLTTVKSPYNFGFTTQTLTEVPVKMHTGSWRSVYSANTRGAEEIIVDELAAKLGKDPVVFRREFLKTARQRAVLDRAATEGDWGRSLPDGWAQGVAFHDEYKACTACLVEIDATDPKKPRVTKAVIVADVGRVINPRGLEAQLLGGLTDAISTTLRAGLHIDEGLPLEGSYSQFHYARQKDSPKDVRIFVIEGADEPGGAGELGVPAAVGAVANAYARATGTKPRRFPVNFDVDFTPFPR, from the coding sequence ATGTCACGTCACTCCCGGCGCAGGTTTCTCACCTATCTGGTGGCCGCGCCCACGCTCGCCGTAGCGACCAAGATAGGTCTGGACGCCTATGCGCCCGACGTCGCCGACGCGGCGATACCCACGCTGCCGGCGCCGGCGGATCTCGTGGACCTCGGTGATCTGCTGATCCTGGCCGGGGCACCGACGGCGAACATGCTGGTGCTGAGCGTCGACGAGGAGGGCATCGCCCACTTCCGGCTGCCGAGGGAGGAGGTCGGGCAGGGCCTCACCACGGCGGTGGCGATGCTGGTGGCGGAGGAGCTGGACACCCCGCTCGACCGGGTACGCATCCAACTGGACGACGCCCGCCCCGAGTTGCTCTTCAACCAGCTCACCGGCAGCTCCAACTCGATCCGTTCGCTCTACGACCCGGTGCGCCATACGGCGGCTGCCGCGCGGGCGCGGATGGTTCGTGCCGCCGCGAAGCAATGGGGACTCCGCGCGGGAGATCTGGCGGTGCGGCAGGGCGTCGTGGTCGCGCCGGACGGGCGTACCGCCTCCTACGGTTCGCTGTCGGCGGCCGCCGCCTCCCTCGACCTCGGCTCCCTCGTCGTCACGCCGAAGAAGGAGTCGGAACACACCGTCGTCGGCAGCCCCACCTCGCGCATCGACGCCCGTGCCATGGTCACCGGCAAGCAGGTCTACACACTGGACCTCGACGTGCCCGGGGCCAAGCCGTGCATGGTGCGCCGGCCGCCGACGATCAACGGCACCGTGAAGGCGGTGAACAACGAGGCCGCCGTACGGGCCATGCCCGGTGTGCTCGACGTGGTCACCATCGACAGTGGTGTCGCCGTTGTCGCGGAGACGTTCGGGCAGGCCCTCGACGGCAAGGAGGCGCTGGACGTCACCTGGGGCCCGGGGAGCGTCGACGCGCTGTCGGACGACGCCATCACGGCCAGGCTGAAGGCGGCGACGCCCTCGCTGGACGTGCTCGGGCTGCTGGTGAAGAAGGTGGAGGGGGAGTTCGACTTCGCATTCGCCAGTCACGCGCCGCTGGAGACCAACTCGGCGGTCGCCGACGTACGGGCCGACCGTGCCGAGATCTGGTCCGGGCTGAAGTCGCCGATCGTCGCGCAGGCGGCCATCGCGAGGGCAGTCGGACTTCCGGTGTCCAAAGTGAAGGTCCACGTCGTGCAGTCGGGCGGCTCCTTCGGGCGGCGGCTCTTCCACGACGCGGCTCTGGAGGCCGCCGTCGTGTCCAAGAAGAGCGGACGGCCCGTACGGCTGATGTGGTCGCGGATCGACGACATGCGGCACGGGCGGATGCGGCCCGCCACCCACCACCGGATCCGGGCCACCTACGCGGTGGGGCAGGTGCTCACCTTCCAGCACCAGGTGGCCGCCGTGGAGACCGACTTCCGACACGGGCTCGGCGACGCGATCACCGCCGCCGCGGCGGGACTGCCGTCCGGCATCGGGAACGCGACCTTCGCGCAGACCCTGTTCCTGACCACGGTGAAGTCCCCGTACAACTTCGGATTCACCACGCAGACGCTCACCGAGGTGCCGGTCAAGATGCACACCGGGTCGTGGCGCTCGGTGTACTCGGCCAACACACGCGGGGCCGAGGAGATCATCGTCGACGAACTGGCGGCGAAGCTCGGCAAGGACCCGGTCGTCTTCCGGCGGGAGTTCCTCAAGACGGCGCGGCAGCGGGCCGTGCTCGACAGGGCCGCGACGGAAGGCGACTGGGGGCGGAGCCTGCCGGACGGCTGGGCCCAGGGCGTCGCCTTCCACGACGAGTACAAGGCCTGCACGGCCTGCCTGGTCGAGATCGACGCCACCGATCCGAAGAAACCCCGGGTGACGAAGGCGGTCATCGTGGCCGACGTGGGCCGGGTGATCAACCCGCGCGGACTGGAAGCCCAGCTCCTCGGCGGGCTCACGGACGCCATCTCCACCACCCTGCGGGCCGGGCTCCACATCGACGAGGGGCTGCCCCTGGAAGGCAGCTATTCGCAGTTCCACTACGCCCGCCAGAAGGACTCCCCGAAGGACGTCAGGATCTTCGTCATCGAGGGAGCCGACGAACCCGGCGGCGCGGGCGAACTCGGTGTCCCGGCGGCCGTCGGCGCCGTCGCCAACGCCTACGCGCGGGCCACCGGCACCAAGCCACGCCGTTTCCCCGTCAACTTCGACGTGGACTTCACGCCATTCCCCCGCTGA
- the aroC gene encoding chorismate synthase — MSRLRWLTAGESHGPALVATLEGLPAGVPITTEMVGDHLARRRLGYGRGARMKFERDEVTFLGGVRHGLTMGSPVAIMVGNTEWPKWEQVMAADPVDPEILAGLARNAPLTRPRPGHADLAGMQKYGFDEARPILERASARETAARVALGAVARSYLKETAGIEIVSHVVELAAAKAPQGVYPTPADVERLDADPVRCLDADASKAMVAEIDQAHKDGDTLGGVVEILAYGVPVGLGSHVHWDRKLDARLAGALMGIQAIKGVEIGDGFELARVPGSKAHDEIVNTPEGIRRVSGRSGGTEGGLTTGELLRVRAAMKPIATVPRALRTVDVTTGEATQAHHQRSDVSAVPAAGIVAEAMVALVLADAVAEKFGGDSVTETARNVRSYLDHLAIR; from the coding sequence TTGAGCAGGTTGCGCTGGCTGACCGCGGGGGAGTCCCACGGTCCCGCACTTGTCGCGACGCTGGAGGGTCTTCCCGCCGGCGTGCCGATCACCACCGAGATGGTGGGGGACCACCTGGCCCGGCGGCGCCTGGGCTATGGGCGCGGTGCGCGGATGAAGTTCGAGCGCGACGAGGTCACCTTCCTCGGCGGTGTGCGGCACGGTCTGACCATGGGCTCGCCGGTGGCGATCATGGTCGGGAACACCGAGTGGCCGAAGTGGGAGCAGGTCATGGCGGCGGACCCGGTCGACCCGGAGATCCTCGCCGGTCTGGCCCGCAACGCCCCGCTGACCCGCCCCCGGCCCGGTCACGCCGACCTGGCGGGTATGCAGAAGTACGGCTTCGACGAGGCCCGCCCGATCCTGGAGCGGGCTTCGGCCCGGGAGACCGCGGCCCGGGTCGCCCTCGGCGCCGTCGCCCGGTCGTACCTGAAGGAGACGGCCGGGATCGAGATCGTCAGCCACGTGGTGGAGCTGGCGGCGGCGAAGGCCCCGCAGGGCGTGTACCCGACGCCGGCCGACGTGGAGAGGCTGGACGCGGACCCGGTGCGCTGCCTGGACGCGGACGCGTCGAAGGCGATGGTCGCGGAGATCGACCAGGCCCACAAGGACGGCGACACCCTCGGCGGCGTCGTCGAGATCCTGGCGTACGGCGTGCCGGTGGGCCTCGGCTCGCACGTCCACTGGGACCGCAAGCTGGACGCCCGCCTCGCCGGCGCGCTGATGGGCATCCAGGCCATCAAGGGCGTCGAGATCGGCGACGGCTTCGAGCTGGCGCGGGTACCTGGCTCCAAGGCGCACGACGAGATCGTGAACACCCCCGAGGGCATCCGGCGGGTCTCCGGCCGCTCCGGTGGCACCGAGGGCGGTCTGACCACGGGTGAGCTGCTGCGGGTGCGGGCGGCGATGAAGCCGATCGCGACCGTGCCGCGCGCCCTGCGGACCGTGGACGTGACCACGGGCGAGGCCACGCAGGCCCACCACCAGCGCTCCGACGTCTCCGCCGTGCCCGCCGCGGGCATCGTCGCCGAGGCGATGGTGGCCCTGGTCCTGGCGGACGCGGTGGCGGAGAAGTTCGGCGGCGACAGCGTCACCGAGACGGCTCGCAACGTCCGTTCCTACCTCGACCACCTCGCGATCCGGTGA
- a CDS encoding RNA-guided endonuclease InsQ/TnpB family protein, translating to MTQQVKRAFKYRFYPADEQAAELSRTFGCVRLVYNKALEERTQAWYGEQRRVSYVQSSAALTEWKKSEELAFLTEVSSVPLQQALRHLQTAFGNFFAKRAKYPRFKSRKKSRASAEYTRSAFAWREGKLTLAKMTQPLDIRWSRPLPKGAQPTTVTVSHDSSGRWFVSLLVEDTIAPAPATDAAIGLDAGITSLVTLSTGEKITNPRHERRDRARLAKAQRELSRKAKGSANREKARRKVAEVHARISDRRRDFLHKLSTRIVRENQTVVIEDLTVRNLLKNGKLARAISDAAWTDLRMILEYKCAWYGRELVVIDRWFPSSKLCGACGTIRAKLPLNVREWMCECGTVHDRDVNAARNILAAGLAASACGDGVRPQRESSRTGQSSVKQEPQRATAGTPRL from the coding sequence GTGACACAGCAGGTCAAGCGGGCATTCAAGTACCGCTTTTACCCCGCGGACGAGCAGGCAGCCGAGCTGTCGCGCACGTTCGGCTGTGTCCGCCTCGTGTACAACAAGGCGCTGGAGGAGCGCACACAGGCGTGGTACGGCGAACAGCGCCGCGTCTCCTACGTGCAGTCGTCCGCCGCTCTGACGGAGTGGAAGAAGAGCGAGGAACTTGCCTTCCTGACCGAGGTGTCCTCTGTTCCGCTTCAGCAGGCACTGCGCCATCTTCAGACAGCGTTCGGGAACTTCTTCGCCAAGCGGGCCAAGTACCCACGCTTCAAGTCGCGGAAGAAGTCGCGCGCATCGGCCGAGTACACCCGCAGTGCCTTCGCGTGGCGCGAAGGGAAGCTGACTCTGGCCAAGATGACGCAGCCCCTGGACATCCGATGGTCGCGCCCTCTCCCAAAGGGCGCGCAGCCCACGACAGTGACGGTGTCCCACGACAGCTCGGGTCGCTGGTTCGTCTCGCTGCTCGTCGAAGACACCATCGCCCCTGCTCCCGCCACCGACGCGGCGATCGGCCTGGACGCCGGGATCACCTCCCTGGTGACCCTGTCCACCGGGGAGAAGATCACCAACCCGCGGCACGAGCGCCGTGACCGCGCCCGCCTCGCCAAGGCACAGCGGGAGCTGTCGCGGAAGGCGAAGGGCTCCGCCAACCGGGAGAAGGCCCGGCGCAAGGTCGCCGAGGTGCACGCCCGGATCAGCGACAGGCGCCGGGACTTCCTCCACAAACTCTCGACTCGTATCGTCCGTGAGAACCAAACGGTAGTGATCGAGGATCTGACCGTCCGCAACCTGCTGAAGAACGGCAAGCTCGCGCGCGCCATCTCCGACGCAGCCTGGACGGACCTGCGCATGATACTGGAGTACAAGTGCGCCTGGTACGGGCGCGAACTCGTCGTGATCGACCGCTGGTTCCCCAGCTCGAAGCTGTGCGGGGCCTGCGGCACGATCCGGGCGAAACTGCCGCTGAACGTCCGCGAGTGGATGTGCGAGTGCGGCACAGTGCACGACCGCGACGTGAACGCGGCGCGCAACATCCTGGCCGCCGGGCTGGCGGCATCTGCCTGTGGAGACGGTGTAAGACCTCAACGGGAGTCCTCCCGGACGGGGCAGTCGTCGGTGAAGCAGGAACCCCAGCGGGCGACCGCTGGAACCCCCCGCCTTTAG
- a CDS encoding AAA family ATPase produces MQHAVGAPLPPPHRPGQDPAAPWAPPANQQGHPAPPHPGAPGTNPPGHTGASHPVPPGTHPGPVPPPPPAPMGPPAPAAPPGSVPPPAPGFAGNPGYPHTSAPQQTGIPRDTTGHVQLPPGGPVTMPPPATGAPDVTATTLAVLLIGPAGAGKTSVAKYWADHRRVPTAHISLDDVREWVRSGFADPQSGWNDNSEAQYRLARRTCGFSARNFLANGISCILDDAVFPDRPVVGLGGWKRHVGPGLLPVVLLPGLEIVLERNAKRSGNRRLTDEEVARIHGRMAGWYGSGLPIIDNSQLDVPATARVLDEVLARSIASPPKW; encoded by the coding sequence ATGCAGCACGCAGTGGGAGCTCCGCTGCCGCCGCCCCATCGGCCGGGGCAGGACCCGGCGGCCCCCTGGGCGCCGCCCGCGAACCAGCAGGGACACCCGGCACCCCCTCACCCGGGAGCGCCGGGCACGAACCCTCCGGGGCACACGGGCGCGAGCCACCCGGTGCCGCCGGGCACACACCCGGGCCCCGTGCCGCCACCCCCGCCCGCGCCCATGGGCCCGCCCGCACCGGCCGCGCCTCCGGGGTCCGTGCCCCCGCCCGCGCCGGGCTTCGCCGGAAACCCCGGGTATCCGCACACCTCGGCCCCGCAGCAGACCGGGATCCCGCGGGACACCACCGGACACGTGCAACTGCCGCCGGGCGGCCCCGTCACCATGCCGCCGCCCGCCACCGGCGCGCCCGACGTCACGGCCACCACGCTCGCGGTCCTGCTCATCGGGCCCGCCGGGGCAGGCAAGACCAGCGTCGCCAAGTACTGGGCGGACCACCGCCGGGTGCCCACCGCCCACATCAGCCTGGACGACGTACGCGAGTGGGTGCGCTCCGGCTTCGCGGACCCGCAGTCCGGCTGGAACGACAACTCCGAGGCGCAGTATCGTCTCGCCCGCCGCACCTGCGGCTTCTCCGCCCGGAACTTCCTGGCCAACGGCATCTCCTGCATCCTCGACGACGCCGTCTTCCCCGACCGCCCCGTCGTCGGCCTCGGTGGCTGGAAGAGGCATGTCGGCCCAGGCCTGCTGCCCGTCGTGCTCCTGCCGGGCCTGGAGATTGTCCTCGAACGCAACGCCAAGCGCTCGGGCAACCGCCGCCTCACCGACGAAGAGGTCGCCCGCATCCACGGCCGGATGGCGGGCTGGTACGGCTCGGGCCTGCCGATCATCGACAACTCCCAGCTGGATGTCCCGGCCACGGCGAGGGTCCTGGACGAGGTCCTGGCCAGGTCGATCGCCAGCCCACCCAAGTGGTAG
- a CDS encoding shikimate kinase, which translates to MGVGKSTVGQLLAERLGVAYRDTDDDIVAEQGRAIAEIFVDEGESAFRAVEKRAVHRALAAHDGVLALGGGAILDADTRALLAGQRVVYLSMDVEEAVKRTGLNAARPLLAVNPRKQWRELMEARRNLYEEVATAVVATDGRTPEEVTRAALDALELKEA; encoded by the coding sequence ATGGGCGTCGGCAAGTCCACCGTCGGACAACTGCTCGCCGAGCGGCTCGGTGTCGCCTACCGCGACACCGACGACGACATCGTGGCCGAGCAGGGCCGTGCCATCGCGGAGATCTTCGTCGACGAGGGCGAGTCCGCCTTCCGCGCCGTTGAGAAGCGGGCCGTGCACAGGGCACTGGCCGCCCACGACGGCGTCCTCGCCCTCGGCGGCGGCGCGATCCTCGACGCCGACACACGCGCCCTGCTGGCCGGGCAGCGCGTCGTCTACCTCTCGATGGACGTCGAGGAGGCGGTCAAGCGCACCGGTCTCAACGCCGCCCGCCCGCTGCTGGCCGTCAACCCCCGCAAGCAGTGGCGGGAGTTGATGGAGGCACGGCGGAACCTGTACGAGGAGGTCGCCACGGCCGTCGTCGCCACCGACGGCCGTACGCCCGAGGAAGTCACCCGAGCGGCCCTGGACGCACTGGAGTTGAAGGAAGCTTGA
- a CDS encoding shikimate dehydrogenase produces the protein MSRTDSKNRAAVLGSPIAHSLSPVLHRAAYAELGLTDWTYDRFEVDEESLPGFVEKLGPEWAGLSLTMPLKRAVIPLLDEISETATSVEAVNTLVFTEDGRRLGDNTDIPGIVAALRERGIEQVESAAILGAGATASSALAALARICTGEVVAYVRSEARAAEMRQWGERLDVEVRTADWAEAARGLSAPLVIATTPAGATDALSGAVPERPTTLFDVLYHPWPTELAARWSAFGGAVVSGLDLLVHQAVLQVEQMTGCKTAPVGAMRRAGERALAERG, from the coding sequence ATGAGCCGCACCGACAGCAAGAACCGGGCCGCCGTGCTCGGTTCGCCGATCGCTCACTCGCTCTCCCCGGTACTGCACCGGGCCGCGTATGCCGAACTGGGGCTCACCGACTGGACGTACGACCGTTTCGAGGTCGACGAGGAGTCGCTGCCGGGGTTCGTCGAGAAGCTCGGACCGGAGTGGGCCGGGCTCTCGCTCACGATGCCGCTCAAGCGGGCGGTCATTCCGCTGCTGGACGAGATCAGCGAGACGGCGACCTCCGTCGAGGCCGTCAACACCCTGGTGTTCACGGAGGACGGGCGGCGGCTCGGCGACAACACCGACATCCCCGGGATCGTCGCCGCCCTGCGGGAGCGGGGCATCGAGCAGGTGGAGTCGGCGGCCATTCTCGGCGCGGGAGCCACCGCCTCCTCCGCGCTGGCCGCGCTCGCCCGGATCTGCACCGGTGAGGTCGTGGCGTACGTACGGAGCGAGGCTCGGGCCGCCGAGATGCGGCAGTGGGGCGAGCGGCTGGACGTCGAGGTGCGTACGGCGGACTGGGCGGAGGCCGCGCGTGGGCTGAGCGCTCCCCTCGTCATCGCCACGACGCCTGCCGGGGCGACGGACGCGCTGTCCGGTGCGGTGCCGGAGCGGCCGACGACGCTGTTCGACGTGCTGTACCACCCGTGGCCCACGGAGCTGGCGGCGCGATGGTCCGCGTTCGGCGGTGCCGTGGTCAGCGGGCTTGATCTGCTGGTGCACCAGGCCGTGTTGCAGGTCGAGCAGATGACCGGGTGCAAGACGGCTCCCGTGGGCGCGATGCGCCGGGCCGGGGAGCGGGCGCTGGCCGAACGGGGCTGA
- the mltG gene encoding endolytic transglycosylase MltG, translated as MTEYGRGPGSEPWHPDDPLYGDAGWDGQQAQAGQQSPYGGQPQQHYPEQHQYQQQYDNGNGVWNNGHQDAYAQQQYQQEYGDPGQQYPGQNQHQQQYTGHGQQQYDHTNGGWNNGTHQHAQGPYVGDPADPYGAQQQAMAYGGGQQDFYGTPDAYPPPEPPSRRRAEATPAAETAPSPEPEAEQPSPAAERTEWDPGPDQGEHAFFAGGGDDDDDDEAGERVGRGDRKGRGGKAKKPGKGGKKRRSGLACLVVVVVLGGGFAGVSYFGYQFFQSRYGENPDYSGDGTNEVVTITVAKGEFGSDIGQKLKAAGVVKSVDAFTAALAKDPTRQIQVGVYLLKKEMSAKSAVALMLDPKSQSNFTIREGLRNREIYSLIDKELGLDKGTTEEVAEKKWASLGLPDWANDNDDIKDPLEGFLYPSTYPVAKGMKPEAVLKEMVDLAKAKYEELDLEGKAKGLKLENPLQVLTVASLVQAEGKYKKDFLKVSRVVYNRLAENNTETYGLLDFDSTVNYLRGESKLATGSVNSLRQIDDPYNTYKFTGLPPGPIDNPGEVAIKAALKPAKGDWYYFVSINEDETLFAVTNEEHNRNRKKYEEAQNG; from the coding sequence ATGACTGAGTATGGCCGGGGCCCGGGCTCCGAACCGTGGCATCCGGACGACCCGTTGTACGGGGACGCCGGATGGGACGGACAGCAGGCCCAGGCGGGCCAGCAGTCCCCTTACGGCGGCCAGCCGCAGCAGCACTACCCGGAGCAGCACCAGTACCAGCAGCAGTACGACAACGGCAACGGCGTCTGGAACAACGGTCATCAGGACGCCTACGCCCAGCAGCAGTACCAGCAGGAGTACGGCGACCCCGGGCAGCAGTACCCCGGCCAGAACCAGCATCAGCAGCAGTACACCGGTCATGGCCAGCAGCAGTACGACCACACCAACGGCGGCTGGAACAACGGAACACACCAGCACGCGCAGGGCCCTTACGTCGGCGACCCGGCCGACCCCTACGGCGCGCAGCAGCAGGCGATGGCCTACGGCGGCGGCCAACAGGACTTCTACGGCACGCCCGACGCGTATCCGCCGCCGGAGCCGCCCTCGCGCCGTCGCGCGGAAGCCACGCCCGCAGCCGAAACCGCACCCTCTCCGGAGCCCGAGGCCGAGCAGCCGTCGCCCGCCGCCGAGCGGACCGAGTGGGATCCCGGGCCGGACCAGGGCGAGCACGCGTTCTTCGCCGGCGGCGGAGACGACGACGATGACGACGAGGCCGGGGAACGCGTCGGCCGGGGCGACCGGAAGGGCCGCGGCGGCAAGGCGAAGAAGCCGGGCAAGGGTGGTAAGAAGCGCCGCAGTGGTCTTGCCTGCCTGGTGGTCGTCGTGGTTCTCGGCGGCGGCTTCGCCGGGGTCAGTTATTTCGGGTACCAGTTCTTCCAGAGCCGTTACGGCGAGAATCCCGACTATTCGGGGGACGGTACGAACGAGGTCGTTACGATCACGGTCGCCAAGGGCGAATTCGGGTCGGACATCGGGCAGAAACTCAAGGCGGCCGGGGTTGTCAAGAGCGTTGATGCCTTCACGGCCGCGCTGGCAAAGGATCCCACGAGGCAGATTCAGGTCGGCGTTTATCTCCTCAAAAAGGAGATGTCAGCCAAAAGTGCTGTGGCTCTGATGCTCGACCCGAAGAGTCAGAGCAACTTCACTATCAGGGAAGGTCTTCGGAACCGCGAGATCTACTCCTTGATCGACAAGGAATTGGGCCTCGACAAGGGAACGACCGAGGAGGTCGCCGAGAAGAAGTGGGCCTCCCTCGGCCTCCCCGACTGGGCGAACGACAACGACGACATCAAGGATCCGCTGGAAGGATTCCTCTACCCGTCCACCTATCCGGTCGCCAAGGGCATGAAGCCCGAGGCGGTCCTGAAGGAAATGGTCGACCTCGCCAAGGCGAAGTACGAGGAACTGGACCTTGAGGGCAAGGCCAAGGGGCTGAAGCTGGAGAATCCGCTCCAGGTGCTCACGGTGGCGAGTCTCGTCCAGGCCGAGGGGAAGTACAAGAAGGACTTCCTGAAGGTCTCCCGCGTGGTCTACAACCGGCTCGCCGAGAACAACACCGAGACCTACGGACTGCTCGACTTCGACTCCACGGTGAACTACCTGCGCGGTGAATCCAAGCTGGCCACGGGTTCAGTGAACTCGCTTCGGCAGATTGACGATCCGTACAACACGTACAAGTTCACGGGTCTGCCGCCCGGGCCGATCGACAATCCGGGTGAGGTGGCCATCAAGGCGGCGCTCAAGCCCGCCAAGGGCGACTGGTACTACTTCGTGTCGATCAACGAGGACGAGACGCTCTTCGCCGTGACCAACGAAGAGCACAATAGAAACCGTAAGAAGTACGAGGAAGCGCAGAACGGATAG
- a CDS encoding (2Fe-2S)-binding protein yields MPSHTFTVNGETVTVDAPDDLPLLWALRDLLGVRGPKYGCGIDVCKACTSHLDGEAVRPCVVPVADAAGREVTTIEGLADGDELHPVQEAWLEQDVAQCGYCQPGQIMAAVALLKRTKNPTDADIDEIANVCRCGTYFRIREAIKSAAAKMG; encoded by the coding sequence ATGCCTTCCCACACCTTCACCGTCAACGGCGAGACCGTCACCGTCGATGCCCCCGACGACCTGCCCCTGCTGTGGGCGTTGCGCGACCTGCTCGGCGTCCGCGGGCCCAAGTACGGCTGCGGCATCGACGTCTGCAAGGCCTGCACCAGCCACCTAGACGGCGAGGCCGTCCGGCCCTGTGTGGTCCCGGTCGCCGACGCGGCCGGCCGCGAGGTCACCACCATCGAGGGGCTGGCCGACGGCGACGAGCTGCACCCCGTCCAGGAGGCCTGGCTGGAGCAGGACGTCGCCCAGTGCGGCTACTGCCAGCCCGGACAGATCATGGCCGCCGTCGCCCTGCTCAAGCGGACGAAAAACCCCACCGACGCCGACATCGACGAGATCGCGAACGTCTGCCGCTGCGGCACGTACTTCCGCATCCGCGAGGCGATCAAGAGCGCGGCGGCGAAGATGGGGTGA
- the aroB gene encoding 3-dehydroquinate synthase: MSETVTRIQVGGTAGTEPYEVLVGRQLLGELGGLIGNRVKRVAVIHPEALDDTAEALRADLAGQGFEAVAIQVPNAEEAKTAEVAAYCWKALGQSGFTRTDVIVGVGGGSTTDLAGFVAATWLRGVRWIAIPTTVLAMVDAAVGGKTGINTAEGKNLVGSFHPPAGVLCDLAALDSLPVNDYVSGLAEIIKAGFIADPVILDLVEADPQAARTPAGPHTAELIERSIRVKAEVVSGDLKESGRREILNYGHTLAHAIEKNERYQWRHGAAVSVGMHFAAELGRLAGRLDDATADRHRAVLEAVGLPLHYRYDQWPKLLETMKVDKKSRGDLLRFIVLDGLAKPTVLEGPDPAILLAAYGEVGQ; encoded by the coding sequence ATGAGCGAGACAGTGACCCGTATCCAGGTCGGCGGTACCGCGGGTACCGAGCCGTACGAGGTCTTGGTGGGGCGTCAGCTCCTCGGTGAGCTGGGCGGGTTGATCGGCAACCGGGTCAAGCGGGTCGCGGTGATCCATCCCGAGGCGCTGGACGACACCGCCGAGGCGCTGCGGGCCGATCTGGCCGGGCAGGGCTTCGAGGCGGTCGCGATCCAGGTGCCGAACGCGGAGGAGGCCAAGACCGCCGAGGTCGCGGCGTACTGCTGGAAGGCGCTGGGCCAGTCCGGGTTCACCCGCACCGATGTGATCGTCGGTGTCGGCGGCGGGTCCACCACGGACCTCGCCGGGTTCGTGGCGGCGACCTGGCTGCGCGGGGTCCGCTGGATCGCCATCCCGACGACCGTACTGGCCATGGTCGACGCGGCTGTCGGCGGCAAGACCGGCATCAACACGGCCGAGGGCAAGAACCTGGTGGGCTCGTTCCATCCGCCGGCCGGGGTGCTGTGCGACCTGGCGGCACTGGACTCACTGCCGGTCAACGACTACGTCTCCGGGCTCGCCGAGATCATCAAGGCCGGGTTCATCGCGGACCCGGTGATCCTGGACCTGGTCGAGGCCGACCCGCAGGCGGCCCGCACACCGGCCGGCCCGCACACCGCGGAGCTGATCGAGCGGTCGATCCGGGTCAAGGCCGAGGTCGTCTCCGGCGACCTGAAGGAGTCCGGGCGCCGCGAGATCCTCAACTACGGGCACACCCTGGCCCACGCGATCGAGAAGAACGAGCGCTACCAGTGGCGCCACGGCGCGGCCGTCTCCGTCGGCATGCACTTCGCGGCAGAACTGGGCCGTCTGGCGGGCCGGTTGGACGACGCGACCGCCGACCGTCACCGCGCGGTCCTCGAAGCGGTCGGGCTGCCGCTGCACTACCGCTACGACCAGTGGCCCAAGCTGCTGGAGACGATGAAGGTCGACAAGAAGTCGCGGGGCGACCTGCTGCGCTTCATCGTCCTGGACGGCCTGGCCAAGCCCACCGTCCTCGAAGGACCCGACCCGGCGATCCTGCTCGCCGCCTACGGCGAAGTGGGCCAGTAA